In Janthinobacterium agaricidamnosum NBRC 102515 = DSM 9628, the DNA window AAATCAAGGTGGCCCAGCGCACGTCCGACCTGCTCGACGCCAATGCCCGCCTGCAAGCGGAAGTGAGCGAGCGCCAGCGCGCCGAAGATACCTTGCGTTATGCCCAGGCCGAGCTGGTGCAAAGCGGCAAGCTGGCGGCGATCGGCCAGATGGCGGCCGGCGTGACCCACGAATTGAACCAGCCGCTGGCGGCGCTGCAAACCTTTTCCGACAATGCCAAGGTGTTGCTGGCGCGCGGGCGCACCGACGATGCGCTGGAAAATTTGTCGACCATTTCCGACCTGGTGCAGCGCCTCGGCTACATCACGTCGCAGCTGAAAGGGTTTGCGCGGCGCAGCGACGATGCGCGCAAGCCGGTCAGCGTGCGCCAGGCGTTCGCCCAGACCATGCTGCAAATGCGCACCCGCCCGGGTTCGCAGCGGCTGCTGTTGAACGAACGCTGGCCGGAACAGGATTTGATCGTGCTGTGCAACGCGATCGGCCTGGAACAGGTATTCGGCAATTTGATCGGCAACGCGATGGAAGCCGTGCCGCCGCCGCAAGACGTGCGGATCGATATCGAGCTGCACCGCGAAGGCGGCCTGGCGCTGATCCATGTCACCGACAATGGACCGGGCATCCCGGTGGCGCAGCTCGATAAAATCTTCGACCCGTTCTACACCACCAAGGAACATGGCCTCGGACTGGGCTTGTCGATCAGCGCCGGCATCCTGCGCGCGGCCGGCAGCACGCTGACGGTGCGCAACCGCGGCGCGGCCGAAGGCGGCGGCGCGCAATTTACCATCACTCTCACTTGCCACCAGCCGGATGGCGAACCGATCACCGCAATAGAAACAGGAACAGGAACCGAGCATGCATGAGAATAATTTCGAGGGCATGCACGTGCTGTTCGTCGAAGACGACGCGGTGGTCCGCAAGGGCGCCACCCAATCGCTGGAACTGGCCGGCCTGAGCGTGATCGCCTGCGCCAGCGCCGAACAGGCGCTGGCGCACCTGACGCCGGAATTTCCCGGGATTTTGCTGAGCGACATCAAGCTGCCCGGCATCGACGGCTTGAAGCTGCTCGACCTGACCGTCGCACAAGCGCCGAACTTGCCGGTGATCCTGGTCACCGGACATGGCGACGTATCGATGGCGGTCGGCGCGATGCGCCGCGGCGCCTACGACTTCATCGAAAAGCCGTTCACCGCCGACTTGCTGGTCGAAGTATGCCGGCGCGCGCTGGACAAGCGTCACCTGGTGCTGGAAAACATGAACTTGCGGCGCCAGCTGGAAAACCGCGCCGGCATCGACGCGCGCATCGTCGGCCGCAGCGCGGCGATGGCCAAGGTGCGCCAGCTGGTGCTGAACCTGGCGCCCAAATCGGCCGACCTGATCATCCTCGGCGAAACCGGCACCGGCAAGGAATTGGTCGCGCGCTGCCTGCACGATTTCAGCGAGCGGCGCGACCATCCGTTTGTCGCCATCAATTGCGGCGCGCTGCCCGAATCGATCTTCGAATCGGAATTGTTCGGCCATGAGGAAGGCGCGTTCACCGGCGCCCAGCGCCAGCGCATCGGCAAGATCGAATACGCCAACGGCGGCACGCTGTTCCTCGATGAAATCGAAAGCATGCCGCTGGCGCTGCAAGTCAAATTGCTGCGCGTGCTGCAGGAGCGCCAGGTCGAGCGGCTCGGCTCGAACAAGCTGATTTCGGTCAATTTCCGCGTCATCGCCGCCGCCAAGGACGACTTGAATCTGCTGGCCGAACAGGGCAAGTTCCGCGCCGACCTGTATTACCGCCTCAACGTCGCCAGCCTGAGCTTGCCGGCGCTGCGCAACCGGCGCGAAGACATCCCGCTGCTGTTCGAATTTTTCGTGCTGCAGGCGGCCGTGCGCTACGGCCAGCCGGCGGCGCTGGTCAGCGGCGAATTATTGGCCTCGCTGATGGCGCAGCGCTGGTCCGGCAATGTGCGCGAATTGCAC includes these proteins:
- a CDS encoding sigma-54-dependent transcriptional regulator; this encodes MHENNFEGMHVLFVEDDAVVRKGATQSLELAGLSVIACASAEQALAHLTPEFPGILLSDIKLPGIDGLKLLDLTVAQAPNLPVILVTGHGDVSMAVGAMRRGAYDFIEKPFTADLLVEVCRRALDKRHLVLENMNLRRQLENRAGIDARIVGRSAAMAKVRQLVLNLAPKSADLIILGETGTGKELVARCLHDFSERRDHPFVAINCGALPESIFESELFGHEEGAFTGAQRQRIGKIEYANGGTLFLDEIESMPLALQVKLLRVLQERQVERLGSNKLISVNFRVIAAAKDDLNLLAEQGKFRADLYYRLNVASLSLPALRNRREDIPLLFEFFVLQAAVRYGQPAALVSGELLASLMAQRWSGNVRELHNVADRFVLGLLDDSLTPSGRREASLAEQVDAVEMSIIEDALRRHNGNVIDAAASLNIPKKTLYDKLKRFDISTEQFR